In a single window of the Podospora pseudocomata strain CBS 415.72m chromosome 2 map unlocalized CBS415.72m_2, whole genome shotgun sequence genome:
- the YTM1_1 gene encoding ribosome biogenesis protein ytm1 (COG:D; EggNog:ENOG503NZE8) yields the protein MASDTPEPSATQLAQALVEFSLRGSFPEENVSSLPLKPDALAEAIKALADARAKLQAEIHAINEDTADDVRAWQTNAQSVQDDMIRSKALANEIIKTSEAPAVSGKDTHDAEAKAEFLVRELNYNAQVQEALKGIRTVNRTLDEVEKARDERRILDALHLLERSWKELDAIPVNKSCRAIKLLDIRAFELKSDVHEVFDHVWNTLINVDVEKHTVSMSSGRDDEPMSLSDAVIGLQAYKEVDRRTAQLWASLNAAVLVPRMDMERETLPGIQIRDNTLEVKGTTDKSVESLFTDLEKVFRFLVERLPGDLVETISPTLLPGVIHRVTSIWLDSAVPSSLNDMARFQQIIALAKSFCATLRKLGFTNLGDLQEWTESAPRVWLSKCREAALDAVRTKLSKGFGEPTRVEKIEKQMVSKSEGQQIAANGAAAVDDDGEGWGDAWGIGDDEPPKEEPKEVEKKAAAKPADDGDEDVADAWGWGDEAAEEDQVIEETRKKTEIEDEDPADAWGWGDDTNNDAPTATATATKSEPEIRELVLKETYSISSMPHPVLDLIAAIVEDGAALTQDRHASSPVAAAAAGLFGVPTLALALFRAISPHYYAPKEGGNMFLYNDATWLSEKLADFSATWKTRHDISTRAQNMLRLDNDVKALQGFANRAYTNELSLKKMMLRDRLGGEQNLLQLDDTESYVASAVSMVRSIALEWEPILAKSVWQQAVGSMVDALASKIVSDVMDLPSIGQEEAYNIAKHIASVEELDDLFLPSKGEVPLTAQFAGSWLRLKYLSEVLQSNLRDVRYLWMEGELSLYFGVEEVLDLIGASFEDNARTREVVREIRGNPRPRGE from the exons ATGGCTTCCGATACTCCAGAGCCTTCAGCGACTCAACTGGCACAAGCACTCGTCGAATTTTCTTTACGCGGCTCTTTTCCAGAAGAAAATGTATCGTCACTGCCTCTCAAGCCCGATGCGCTGGCCGAAGCTATCAAGGCCCTCGCAGATGCCAGAGCTAAGCTCCAA GCAGAAATTCATGCGATCAACGAGGATACCGCCGACGATGTACGAGCATGGCAAACCAATGCGCAATCTGTCCAGGACGACATGATCCGGTCAAAAGCGCTAGCAAACGAAATCATCAAAACTTCTGAAGCACCGGCAGTCTCAGGGAAGGATACCCACGATGCCGAGGCAAAGGCCGAGTTTCTGGTTCGGGAGCTCAACTACAATGCCCAAGTGCAGGAAGCTCTCAAAGGAATCAGGACAGTCAACCGCACACTCGATGAAGTTGAGAAAGCAAGAGATGAGCGGAGGATATTGGATGCGCTACACCTACTCGAACGATCATGGAAGGAACTTGATGCCATACCAGTCAACAAATCCTGTCGGGCAATCAAATTGCTGGATATCAGAGCTTTTGAACTCAAATCTGATGTTCATGAGGTTTTCGACCATGTGTGGAACACGCTTATcaatgttgatgttgagaagcaTACGGTCTCTATGAGCAGCGGCCGGGATGATGAACCTATGAGTCTCTCGGATGCGGTGATAGGTCTGCAAGCCTACAAGGAGGTTGACAGACGTACGGCTCAGCTCTGGGCCAGCCTTAATGCGGCTGTCCTAGTTCCCAGAATGGAtatggagagagagacctTGCCGGGCATTCAAATACGAGAT AACACTCTGGAAGTAAAAGGTACGACAGATAAATCTGTCGAGTCTTTATTCACCGATCTCGAAAAGGTTTTTAGGTTCCTTGTTGAAAGATTACCCGGTGACTTGGTCGAGACCATTTCCCCCACCCTTCTTCCAGGGGTAATACACCGAGTAACCAGTATATGGCTTGATTCGGCCGTGCCATCGTCTTTGAACGACATGGCGAGGTTTCAACAAATCATCGCTCTCGCCAAAAGCTTCTGTGCGACACTACGGAAACTGGGATTCACAAATCTGGGAGATTTACAAGAGTGGACGGAAAGTGCCCCGAGGGTATGGCTCTCCAAGTGCAGGGAAGCCGCATTGGATGCGGTCCGCACAAAGCTGTCGAAAGGCTTTGGTGAACCGACCCGGGTAGAAAAGATCGAGAAGCAGATGGTGTCAAAGTCAGAAGGTCAACAAATAGCGGCCAATGGGGCAGCAGctgttgatgacgatggagaaggatgggGTGATGCTTGGGGtattggggatgatgagccACCAAAAGAAGAGCCAAAagaggtggagaagaaggcagcTGCCAAACCGGCAGATGACGGTGACGAGGACGTAGCGGAtgcttggggatggggagatgaggctgccgaggaggaccagGTCATTGAGGAGACACGGAAGAAGACCGAGATAGAAGACGAGGATCCAGCTGATGCTTGGGGCTGGGGTGATGATACTAATAATGACGCGCCTACGGCTACAGCGACAGCTACAAAATCTGAGCCAGAGATCAGGGAATTAGTGTTGAAGGAGACATATAGCATTTCATCGATGCCACATCCTGTCTTGGACCTAATAGCAGCCATTGTGGAAGATGGTGCGGCTCTGACCCAGGACAGGCACGCGAGTAGCCCGGTAGCAGCAGCCGCGGCTGGACTGTTCGGTGTGCCGACTCTTGCGCTGGCATTATTCAGAGCCATCTCGCCTCACTACTACGCTCCAAAGGAGGGTGGGAATAT GTTCCTCTACAATGACGCAACCTGGCTATCGGAAAAACTAGCGGATTTCTCGGCCACCTGGAAAACCCGCCATGATATCAGCACCCGAGCGCAAAACATGCTGAGACTAGACAACGACGTCAAGGCTCTTCAAGGGTTTGCCAACCGCGCCTACACGAACGAGCTCAGTCTCAAAAAGATGATGCTGCGGGATCGGTTGGGGGGTGAGCAAAACCTTTTGCAGCTGGACGACACGGAATCCTACGTTGCGTCGGCGGTCTCGATGGTTAGGTCGATAGCGCTGGAGTGGGAGCCCATCCTGGCGAAATCTGTGTGGCAGCAGGCGGTTGGGTCGATGGTTGACGCGTTGGCGTCGAAGATTGTTTCTGATGTGATGGATCTGCCGTCTattgggcaggaggaggcgtATAATATCGCGAAGCACATCGCttcggtggaggagctggatgatTTGTTTTTGCCGAGCAAGGGGGAGGTGCCGTTGACAGCGCAGTTTGCGGGGagctggttgaggttgaagtACTTGAGCGAGGTGCTGCAGAGCAATTTGAGGGATGTGAGGTATTtgtggatggagggggagctgAGCTTGTattttggggtggaggaggtgctggatTTGATCGGGGCTAGTTTTGAGGATAAtgcgaggacgagggaggtggtgagggagattAGGGGGAATCCGAGGCCTAGGGGGGAGTag